Within Methanobrevibacter millerae, the genomic segment ATATTCAGCCCCATTTTCAAGGAATCTGGAGTCATTTATCTCCATATTGCCTCCCAATTGAACGATTGCACCTCCAAAATTGGCTGAACAATTGATGAAAGTATTGTTTTTAACAATGGTATTGACATCTGATTCCACCATGTCATCATCCATATCCAAATATAGCGCTCCGCCATTATTTACAGCAGTTGTATTGATGAATACGCAATTTTCAATTTCAATCTGGTCCTGTATGATTTTCATCGCAATTGCACCGCTGCTTAAAAGAGCATGCAAATCCTTAAAGGTGGAATTTTTAACAGTTACTTTATTTTTATTGGAAATATACATTGCCGGTGCATATTTTGATGTCAGATTTAAGAATTCACAATTATTGATGAGAATGCTGCCATAACCAGTTCCATAAATCATGGAATATGTACAGTCATGGCTGTTTAGGAATTTCGTGTCTTCAATTTTGGCATTGTCTAAAAACTCTATACTTGCTCCGAATTCTGCACTATTTGCATTAAATGTGTTGTTTTTTATATTGATGCTACCAATGTCCATTGCTCCACCCATTGTGGCAGTATTGTTCTCGAAATTTGAATTTTCACAGTACAATTCTGAAGCTAGAATGGCTCCTCCTCTTTCTGCACGATTATATGCGAAATTACAGTCTTTGACTATTCCATTGCCTTTGAAATAGATTGCTCCACCCCTCGTTGCAATGTTGCTTGTGAAATTACAGTTCACCACAGCAGGTATCCGATTGGAAATAGCATTTTCCTTATTGATAGCTATTCCTCCACCTATCGTTGCATTATTGGCAATGAAGTTGCAGTTGAAGCTTACATTTTCAAATTCATCAAAGAAGTTAAGTCCTCCCCCGCTCTCTGCACTGTTGGAGATGAAATTGCCATTGAATGTTATGTTGTATGGAGTCATCCTATAATTCACTGCACCACCAAAAAGCCTTGCAGTGTTATTGATGAAATCACAGTCAAATTCACAGTTTTTTGAAGTGTTTTTGAAAGTTATCGCACCACCGTTACCGTTAATTTCATCTATCAAACCGTAGGCTGAATTATTTATGAACTTGCCTTTGAATGTGTTATAGTTGGTTTTGCTATAAAAAAACATTGCCCCGCCACAGGATAATGCAGTATTGTTTATGAAATCCCCTTTGAACGCATTATTGTTTGATTCACTGTAAAAGAACATTCCTGCTCCATAAGCGGCAATGTTATTTGTGAAAACACTTTCAATTTTATTGTTTTCAGCGGTTTTATAGAAGAATATTCCTCCACCACTTGCCTCTCTTGCAACGTTGCTGCTAAATTCAGATGTGATAGTGTTATTGATAGCAGTTTCCCTTACAAATATTGCACCACCAGACCTTATAGCGCTGTTCCCGTTAAATGTACTGTTAATCAGGTTATTTTTGATTCCACCGTTAAAGTAAACCGCACCTCCATTTTTTGCAGAGTTATTTTCAAATACACAATTTATTAAATCTGAATTTCCATTTGCAAATATTGCACCTCCAGACGCTGCTGCAGCGTTATCTGCGAATATTACAGTATCTATTGAGGTTTCATCTCTTGCATTTATTGCTCCCCCATTTTGGGTGGCAGTGTTATTGGAAAATTTCACATTTTTTATTGTGGTTTTTCCTGCAGCATATATTGCTCCTCCGTATTCCCCTTTGTTGTTTTTAAATGTTGTGTTGTCTATTATGGTATTTGTCCATGTGTTCAGCGCTCCGCCGAAGTCCGCTTGGTTGTTGGCAAATACTGTGTTGTTTATTGTAGTTTCTCCTATTACATATATTGCTCCTCCGGATGTTGATGCAGTGTTGTCTGTGAAGGTTGCGTTGTTTATCGTGAGTTTATCCCACGCAATAATTGCTCCTCCATCTTCAGGGGCTGTATTGTTGGCAAATATTGCATTATTTATTATACATTGTCCTGATACAGATATTGCTCCACCACAATTTGCACTGTTGTATTTAAAAGTCACATTGTTTAAGGTAATTGATCCGGAAGAATGCAATGCTCCACCTAGTCCTCCGGTCATATTTCCATTGATAAAAATAAGATTGGAAATTGTAATGTTATTTCCGGCAATATCAAAAATTCTGGCCTGATTGGATCCGTCAATGCTGTAACCATTACCGTTAATTGTAAAATCACTTTTATTTATTAAAATTCCACTATTCAGTTTATAATCACTCGAATTATCATATACATAGTCTTGATTTATATCTATGCTATCTGTACTTGAATCAATATCATCCTGAAGTGCTGTGAAGTTTCCTTCAGCCGAAACGACACTAATTGAGATGAATAACACGATTA encodes:
- a CDS encoding C1 family peptidase, which gives rise to MKTIKILFVLIVLFISISVVSAEGNFTALQDDIDSSTDSIDINQDYVYDNSSDYKLNSGILINKSDFTINGNGYSIDGSNQARIFDIAGNNITISNLIFINGNMTGGLGGALHSSGSITLNNVTFKYNSANCGGAISVSGQCIINNAIFANNTAPEDGGAIIAWDKLTINNATFTDNTASTSGGAIYVIGETTINNTVFANNQADFGGALNTWTNTIIDNTTFKNNKGEYGGAIYAAGKTTIKNVKFSNNTATQNGGAINARDETSIDTVIFADNAAAASGGAIFANGNSDLINCVFENNSAKNGGAVYFNGGIKNNLINSTFNGNSAIRSGGAIFVRETAINNTITSEFSSNVAREASGGGIFFYKTAENNKIESVFTNNIAAYGAGMFFYSESNNNAFKGDFINNTALSCGGAMFFYSKTNYNTFKGKFINNSAYGLIDEINGNGGAITFKNTSKNCEFDCDFINNTARLFGGAVNYRMTPYNITFNGNFISNSAESGGGLNFFDEFENVSFNCNFIANNATIGGGIAINKENAISNRIPAVVNCNFTSNIATRGGAIYFKGNGIVKDCNFAYNRAERGGAILASELYCENSNFENNTATMGGAMDIGSINIKNNTFNANSAEFGASIEFLDNAKIEDTKFLNSHDCTYSMIYGTGYGSILINNCEFLNLTSKYAPAMYISNKNKVTVKNSTFKDLHALLSSGAIAMKIIQDQIEIENCVFINTTAVNNGGALYLDMDDDMVESDVNTIVKNNTFINCSANFGGAIVQLGGNMEINDSRFLENGAEYDGGAIYVSFVNLKLDNTKIISNRLLYEELFDGGGIYCEKSNVSISNSLLERNTKNAIYSYGCKLSIENTAFSENTESIHAVFTTSTLKDNDYGNDTLVLNDTYYMTVIKESGMKIQLINNTINVENLPLRYDSRDWGWISSVKDQGDIGVCWTFGNCGALESTLLKATGIEYDLSENNMKNSMLKYSKYGVVFSCEGGTYIQGVEYAISWVGVFPSTYDTYDEIGKISPLISAGEKIHIQDVIFIEPRRNATDNDALKRAIIECGSVTLNYLNVETEPYYNEKTHAQYQNISSTPNHSVSVVGWDDNYPASNFLITPPGNGAFIIKNSHDESFGENGFMYISYYDTSILNETTWGNLTESTSVGYVLKNQESYNKIYQRDVGGLINKSNSYTAFKVKYQSTGNDLISGIGSYFRENEEYVIEIYINDELKYTQTGNAPFTGYHTVRLTSEIPIKDSDNFMVLMKKDYVPIIYNSTQFYESGSVFVEMNGQWVDMALENKSATLKVYTKDLAIYTEDLVKIYKNDSQFEAEIGACNETVTFEINGGTYYRTGNENGTAKIAINLNPGNYTIKTTFNGTTVENTITVLPTLIADNLVKYFRNASQFYISLIDGKGNPVAGVNITMNINGVFYNRLTNENGTARLNINLNPGEYILTAIDPLTGLMMSYNITVLSTLEADDLEMKYKDGSTFNVTVLDGQGKPAYKAAVTFNINGVFYTRYTDSSGIAKLNINLMVGEYIITSEYDELRISNTITIKD